The genomic DNA TGGTTGGAGCGCGAGTTGCTCTTGGAGGGCTTCGCGGGCGGCTTCGTAGTCGCCGGACGTGATCGCGCGGAAGGCACGCGACTGTGCTTCGGAGGCCTCATCGGTTGCGGATTGGGCAGGGGGCGAGCGTGGTGCGTCGTCCTGCGCGAGCGAGGGTTGGCCGAAGGACGAGAGCGATGCGATGGCAGCGAGCCGGATGGAGCCGCGTTTGATTCCGGTGTGCTGCATCGGGCTGGGTCTCAGCGTGAGGTCGGGTCGTGCGAGATCGTGCCAGTGTTCGGTACGAGCCGATTCATGACGAGTTGCAGCGCCTCCGGATACGCGATGCACTCGAGATCGAAGACGCGAGCGGCAAGGGTCTCGGGTGTGTCGTTCGGCAGCACCGGGCAGGACTTCTGAAGGATGATCTGGCCGTGGTCGAACTCATTGTCCACCTCGTGGACGGTGCATCCTGAGATGGGCTCGCGGGCGGCGATGACGGCCTCGTGGACGCGGTGGCCGTAGAAACCCTTGCCGCCGAACTTGGGAAGGAGCGAGGGGTGGATGTTGAGGATGCGCCCTGTGAGTTGAGCGGGAACGTGGATGTACCGGAGGTAGCCGCAGAGGGCGATGAGACCCGCGTTGTGGTTGCGGCAGATTGATGCGAGCGTGTCTCCCGGGATCTCGCCCGGGAGGATCTGGACGGAGACACCTCGCGATTCGAGGCGTTCGGCTCCGGCGCACGGCTTGGACGCGATGGCGTGGACGATGCGGGCGTTGAGTGTGCGGGTGTCGATGGCGTCGAGCAGGTTGAGCGCGGTGCGGCCTCCTCCTGAGAGCATGACGAGGATGCGGCTTGGTGAGGGTGGTGGGCTCACGCGGGGCTCTTAGATGGTGGGGGGCATGCGGAACGAGATGGGCTTGCCCCGGGAGTCAACGGCGACCATGGTCATGGTTGCGGACGTGACGGGAACGACCTCGGCTGTGTCGTTGCGCTCGGCCTCGACATCGACGCGGATCGTGACACTCTTGGTGCCCTGCCGGGTTGTACAGGCGTAGAGGTTGACGATGTCTCCGACGTGGACCGGCGCGTGGAAGTCGACGCGTTCGATAGAGGCGGTGACCCACCTGTGGGCTCCGTTGTGGCGTGCCTCGACGAAGCCGGCCTGATCGATGGCGGAGAGGATGACGCCGCCGAAGATGGTGCCGTAGTGGTTCGTGTCCTGGGGGCGTGTCATGACGCGGAGGGCGAGGCGGCGCTCACTGACAGGGCAGGCGCCGGAATGGGGGTTCGGGCTCTGTGTGTCGGTGGGCATGGGAGGAGAATAGGTCGGTGGATGCGAGGGCCTATCCTGAGGTTGGGACAGATGTTCCGTAAGTTCTTGGGACGCACGGCGGGGACGCCTCACGCGAAAAGGATTATCGATGACAACCCTCTCTTCTGAGCCGAAGGTGTACACGCAGTGTCCGGGCATGTCTCAGATCAACGCGCTATCGGTGCCGGAGCTGATCTCTCGCTATCGGATGGGCTCTGAGACGATCGACAAGCGGGTGTTCCAGCTGGCACCAGAGCAGGTTGACCAGGCGTTTCTTCCCGAGGCGGGTGTCGGGCGGTGGCCGATTCGGGTGCTGCTTGGTCATGTGGCTGATGCGGAGTTGGTCTATATCCATCGCGCACGGCGTGTTGTTGGAGAGGACAATCCCGTGTTCAGCGTGTGGGATGAGAACTCGTTCATCGACAACGGGCTGTATCGGCACCAGCGGCTTCCCGGGCACCCTTCGCCGATGTGCGGCGGGCACGTGGCGATGCTCCACACGATCCGCCTGTGGGGAGCGGAGTGGCTGGACACGCTCGCGGACGGGCACTGGATGAGGCAGGGCATGCACCCGGAGTACGGCGCGCTGCGCGTGAGAGACATTGTCTCGATGGCGGTGTGGCATCTGGAGCACCACGCGAGGTTCTTGAACATGAAGATCGAGAAGTTCCTCGGGCCGTCGCCGGCGCAGCAGACGCCTCGTGGCGGGTGCGGCTCGGGTTGCGGTTGTCACAAGTGATTCGCGGCGGAGTCGGAGGATGCGTTCGGGGCGTTGACGGGAACGGATGAGCATGGACAGACTGTTCGACCAACGCAGGTATCTGATACCGTTTCGGTCGTCGCTGTTGCCGCAGATCTTCACGGACACGCTGGTGATCGGCGCGGGCGTGGCGGGGCTTTCCGCGGCGCGATCGGCGGCTGCGCACGGCGATGTGATTGTGGTGGCGAAGTCGGACCTTTCGACGTCCAACACGGCGTGGGCTCAGGGGGGCATCGCGGCGGTGATGCGCGATGATGACGACACGGAGTCGCACATCCGTGACACGTTGGAGGCGGGTGCGGGGCTTTGCGATGAGCCGGCGGTGCGGTTTGTCGTCGAGCACGCAGCGGAGCGGATGCGTGAGCTGCTCGAGAACGGGCTGGACCTTGACAGGGATCTTTCGGGACGGTTGCTTGTGGGCAGGGAGGGCGGGCACTCGGCGGCTCGGATTTATCACGCGGGAGGGGATGCGACTGGGCGTGAGGTCCAGAGGTGTCTGAATGCGGCAGCGCGTTCGCTCCCGAACGTGCGTGTGTTCGAGCGCTGCTTCACGCTGGATCTGATTACGGCCTCGCCGGAGCCGGGGTCCGCGGTGATGGGCGCGATCACGTATCACGCTCGGTACGGGCTTCAGATGATCTGGGCGCGAGCGACGATTCTGGCGACGGGCGGCGCGGGCGTTGTGTATCGCGAGACGACGAATCCGTCGGTCGCGACGGCGGATGGTCTGGCGATGGCGTACCGCGCGGGCGCGACCCTTGCCGACATGGCGTTCATGCAGTTCCACCCGACCACGCTGTATCTGCCGGGCGCGGCGAGGTTCCTGATTTCTGAGGCGGTGCGGGGCGAGGGTGCCCACCTGCTGGATGCATCGGGTGCAAGGTTCATGCCCGAGTTGCATCCGCTGGCGGAGCTGGCACCACGCGATGTGGTGAGTCAGGCGATCGTGCGTCAGATCTCAAAGCAAGGTGGGCGACATGTGTGGCTTGATTGCCGGCACGTGGAGCGGTTCGACCGGCGGTTCCCGGGGATCGCGCGCCTGCTCGGGCAGTTTGATCTGGACCCGGCAAGGAATCTGATTCCCGTGCATCCGGCGGCGCACTACATGGTGGGCGGCGTGAGGACCGACCTTGAGGGGCGCACCGATGTGCCGGGGCTCTTTGCGGTGGGAGAGGTCGCGTCTGTGGGCCTGCACGGGGCGAATCGATTGGCGAGCAACTCGCTGCTTGAGGGGCTCGTGATCGGGCATGCGGCGGGGCACGCCGCGGGCGCTGTCAACGGTGCGCTGGGCCTTGAGGCGTCGCGTCGTCCCGCGCCGGTGCCTGTGGTCAGCGACGTGCGTCCATCGAGCACGGGTGAGCTCGACCTTGAGGATGTCCGATCGAGTCTGCGGTCGGCGATGTGGAAGAACGTGGGGATCGCCAGGACGGGCGGGAAACTGGCGGATGCGGTGGACATGCTGCGCTTCTGGGCGCGGTACACGCTCGACAAGATCTTTGACGATCCCGAGGGGTGGGAGGTCCAGAACATGCTGCTCGTGGCCTCGATCATGGCCGAGTCGGCGGCGTGGCGCGAGGAATCGCGCGGGTGTCACGCGCGGATCGATCATCCGCGCGAGGAGGCGGCTTTCGCCGTCCATGACTGCTGGCGGCGAGGATCGTCTGAGCCGACGCTGCTGCCGGTTTCATCGCCCCATCCGGCGGGAGTGTGAGCATGGCGAGACGTGCCGATGCCAATCTTCCGGCTGTACTCGTGGCGGTGTGCGCGATCGCTTCCGGTGGGTGCGAGACAGAGGAGAAGATTGTTCGCTACAGGCCGATTCTGGCGGCAGTGCCGGGGGCACAATCGAACACCGCGCCGGTGGGGGATCCCTTCGAGGGCAGGCGGGTCGATCCTTCTGCGACAGACGCGAAGTCGCTTGTGGTCGAGCTGCCGGACGGTGAGAAAGTGCTGGTCATGAAGACCGGCCGTCAGTTGATGGCGCACATCATCAACACGATCGACGCGAACGAGCGGGATCTGTTCGTCGAGCAGGTGCTGAGCGAGGCGACCAAGAAGGAGTTCCTGGAGCGTGCGATCGATCCGGGCGAGGCGTTCGATCTTCTGAAGAAGCGGCGCATGGACATCATGAAGCTCTTCAACCTGATGCCGATGGGGGAGTACACGCCGGGCGTCTATATGAAGGGAGTGGGGGGCGGTGTGCAGCGCCTGCGTGTCGTGGGGCCATCGGCCACCGACCTTCGATGGAACTTCATGGACATGAATTACGAGCGCGGCGGCTGGCGGCTTCGCTGGTTCGGCAGCGATCGCTGAGAATCAGCCGCCCGGCGTCCTGCGGCTGGCCTTCAGTTTGACCTTCGTGGACTGCTCTTTGTCGTCGCGGATGTAGGTGATGATGACCTCGTCCCCGGGCTCGGCTTTCTCGAGTTGGGGCATCCAATCGTCGACGCTGGTAAGCGGGGCATCGTTCCACTTGGTCATGAGATCGCCCGCCTGGAGCCCGCCTTCAGCAGCAGAGGTGTCGGGGAAGACCTGTCCGACGAGCACGCCTGGGCGAGATCCGGAGTAGTCACCGGGCGCGATGCCGAATCGCACACGGACACGGCGCTGCCCACCCATTGCGACGCCGCCTCCGTCGGTTGACGTGAAGGTGAGTGGCTCGGTTCGATCGGCCACGGTCAGCGCGATTCTCTCGACGAGGTCGACGACCTTGACGGCTCCAACAGGATTGATGAGCGCGGCGACGTCGGAGGGTGCGTGGTATTCCTCGTGAAGGCCGCTGAAGAAGAACATGACGGGAATGCCGGCGGCGTAGAAGGAGGCGTGATCGGAGGGGCCGGTGCCGCCGGGGCGAGCGGCGATGTTGAGTCCAGAGTTCTCGAAGAGGGGCGTCACCATCTCGGCGAGTCCGACGGCGGTTCCGGTGCCGTTGGCCTCGAGATTGCCATCGCGGACACGTCCGATCATGTCGAGGTTGAGCATGATGGTGTGACGTTCTTTGGGCGCGATCATGTTCTGGATGTAGTGGGCAGATCCATTGAGGCCGGATTCTTCTGCGGAGTAACCCATGAAGAAGACGGAGCGCAGGTTGGCGTCGGCTCCGGCGGCGGCGTAGTGCCTGGAGAGGCGTTCGGCCAGGAGGAGCATGCCGGACGTGCCCGAGGCGTTGTCGTCTGCTCCGGGATGGATCTTGCCCGCCTCACCGGTTCGTGAGCCGAACCAGCCGTAGCCGACGTGATCGAAGTGGGAGCCGATGACGATGAACTCATCGGCCAGTGCACCCTTTCCTCGGAGGATCCCGCCCATGTTGGCGGTACGGTTCGGCGCGAATCGGGTCGCGACGCTGAACTCAACCTTGGCGTTCGTGAGGTCGATGATCTCGCCCTTGTCGTCAGCGATCCGGCGGAGGTCGAGGAGTGAGCGGCCGCTCGGATCCCCGGCGCGGACGAGTCGATCTGCCATGTCTTCGGTGACCATGACGACGGGGACGCGTCCCGATCCGCCCTGGCCGGTCGTTTCGCGCCAGGTGGCGAGCTTGCCGATGCGGTCGTCCTTTGCACCGGGGGGATTGACGACGATGACGCCTGCCGCCCCGCGGCGCACAGCGGCGGAGATCTTGGGGGCGAGGCCCGCGTAGTTTGACCAGCCCTCGACGCCCTCGCGGACCCACTTGCTGCGTCCGTTCTCGTCCATGGGCTCGAAGCGGAGGATCATCGCGATCTTGCCCGTGAGGTCGGGGTTCTCGCCGAAGTACGAGCCGTACTCGTTGGGACCGGCGACGATCGAGTAGCCGACGAAGGCGATCGGAGCGGTGAGTTGGCCGCTGCCGGACATGCCGAGGACGGAGAAGTCTTTGCCTCCGGCGAGCACGATCTGATCGGCCTGGCCGAGTTTGAGCGTTACCGCGGCGGAGTCAACGTACATCTCCAGGCCGACTTCGAAGTGCTGGCGGAAAGAGGGCGTGCTGGTGATGACTTCGGAGCCGTCCGCGGCGGTGATTGTGGTTGATTCGGTGAAGGCGGGTTCGAGGCCGAACTGCTTGAACCAGAACTCGATGTACTCCTGCGCGATCTCGTTGCCTCGCGTACCTGGGGCGCGACCCTCGAAGAACGGGTTGGCGAGTGTCATGACGTGCTGGGTGTAGCGTGTGACATCCGGCCCGAGCTTTGTCAGGAGTT from Phycisphaeraceae bacterium includes the following:
- a CDS encoding phosphoribosylglycinamide formyltransferase, with protein sequence MSPPPSPSRILVMLSGGGRTALNLLDAIDTRTLNARIVHAIASKPCAGAERLESRGVSVQILPGEIPGDTLASICRNHNAGLIALCGYLRYIHVPAQLTGRILNIHPSLLPKFGGKGFYGHRVHEAVIAAREPISGCTVHEVDNEFDHGQIILQKSCPVLPNDTPETLAARVFDLECIAYPEALQLVMNRLVPNTGTISHDPTSR
- a CDS encoding acyl-CoA thioesterase; the protein is MPTDTQSPNPHSGACPVSERRLALRVMTRPQDTNHYGTIFGGVILSAIDQAGFVEARHNGAHRWVTASIERVDFHAPVHVGDIVNLYACTTRQGTKSVTIRVDVEAERNDTAEVVPVTSATMTMVAVDSRGKPISFRMPPTI
- a CDS encoding DinB family protein; amino-acid sequence: MTTLSSEPKVYTQCPGMSQINALSVPELISRYRMGSETIDKRVFQLAPEQVDQAFLPEAGVGRWPIRVLLGHVADAELVYIHRARRVVGEDNPVFSVWDENSFIDNGLYRHQRLPGHPSPMCGGHVAMLHTIRLWGAEWLDTLADGHWMRQGMHPEYGALRVRDIVSMAVWHLEHHARFLNMKIEKFLGPSPAQQTPRGGCGSGCGCHK
- the nadB gene encoding L-aspartate oxidase, whose product is MDRLFDQRRYLIPFRSSLLPQIFTDTLVIGAGVAGLSAARSAAAHGDVIVVAKSDLSTSNTAWAQGGIAAVMRDDDDTESHIRDTLEAGAGLCDEPAVRFVVEHAAERMRELLENGLDLDRDLSGRLLVGREGGHSAARIYHAGGDATGREVQRCLNAAARSLPNVRVFERCFTLDLITASPEPGSAVMGAITYHARYGLQMIWARATILATGGAGVVYRETTNPSVATADGLAMAYRAGATLADMAFMQFHPTTLYLPGAARFLISEAVRGEGAHLLDASGARFMPELHPLAELAPRDVVSQAIVRQISKQGGRHVWLDCRHVERFDRRFPGIARLLGQFDLDPARNLIPVHPAAHYMVGGVRTDLEGRTDVPGLFAVGEVASVGLHGANRLASNSLLEGLVIGHAAGHAAGAVNGALGLEASRRPAPVPVVSDVRPSSTGELDLEDVRSSLRSAMWKNVGIARTGGKLADAVDMLRFWARYTLDKIFDDPEGWEVQNMLLVASIMAESAAWREESRGCHARIDHPREEAAFAVHDCWRRGSSEPTLLPVSSPHPAGV
- a CDS encoding M28 family peptidase; the encoded protein is MMHRPAKSSVIALLCTAALTHAAIAQPATSEAALGESPVAELLTKLGPDVTRYTQHVMTLANPFFEGRAPGTRGNEIAQEYIEFWFKQFGLEPAFTESTTITAADGSEVITSTPSFRQHFEVGLEMYVDSAAVTLKLGQADQIVLAGGKDFSVLGMSGSGQLTAPIAFVGYSIVAGPNEYGSYFGENPDLTGKIAMILRFEPMDENGRSKWVREGVEGWSNYAGLAPKISAAVRRGAAGVIVVNPPGAKDDRIGKLATWRETTGQGGSGRVPVVMVTEDMADRLVRAGDPSGRSLLDLRRIADDKGEIIDLTNAKVEFSVATRFAPNRTANMGGILRGKGALADEFIVIGSHFDHVGYGWFGSRTGEAGKIHPGADDNASGTSGMLLLAERLSRHYAAAGADANLRSVFFMGYSAEESGLNGSAHYIQNMIAPKERHTIMLNLDMIGRVRDGNLEANGTGTAVGLAEMVTPLFENSGLNIAARPGGTGPSDHASFYAAGIPVMFFFSGLHEEYHAPSDVAALINPVGAVKVVDLVERIALTVADRTEPLTFTSTDGGGVAMGGQRRVRVRFGIAPGDYSGSRPGVLVGQVFPDTSAAEGGLQAGDLMTKWNDAPLTSVDDWMPQLEKAEPGDEVIITYIRDDKEQSTKVKLKASRRTPGG